Proteins from one Physeter macrocephalus isolate SW-GA chromosome 16, ASM283717v5, whole genome shotgun sequence genomic window:
- the LOC114488014 gene encoding 43 kDa receptor-associated protein of the synapse, whose amino-acid sequence MGQDQTKQQIAKGLQLYQSNQTEKALQVWTKVLEKSSDLVGRFRVLGCLVTAHSEMGRYKEMLKFAVVQIDTARELEDADFLLESYLNLARSNEKLCEFHKTISYCKTCLGLPGTRAATQLGGQVSLSMGNAFLGLSLFQKALESFEKALRYAHNNDDTMLECRVCCSLGSFYAQVKVGPAPQGGR is encoded by the exons ATGGGGCAGGACCAGACGAAGCAGCAGATCGCGAAGGGGCTCCAGCTGTACCAGTCTAACCAGACAGAGAAGGCGCTGCAGGTGTGGACGAAGGTGCTGGAGAAGAGCTCGGACCTCGTGGGGCGTTTCCGCGTGCTGGGCTGCCTGGTCACGGCCCACTCGGAGATGGGCCGCTATAAGGAGATGCTGAAG TTTGCTGTGGTACAGATCGACACGGCTCGGGAGCTGGAGGATGCCGACTTCCTCCTGGAGAGCTACCTGAACCTGGCGCGCAGCAACGAGAAGCTGTGCGAGTTTCACAAGACCATCTCCTACTGCAAGACCTGCCTCGGCCTGCCCGGCACCCGGGCAGCCACCCAGCTCGGAGGCCAGGTCAGCCTGAGCATGGGCAACgccttcctgggcctcagcctcTTCCAGAAGGCCCTGGAGAGCTTCGAGAAGGCCCTGCGCTATGCCCACAACAACGATGACACCATGCTCGAGTGCCGTGTCTGTTGCAGCCTGGGCAGCTTCTACGCCCAGGTCAAGGTGGGCCCGGCCCCCCAGGGAGGGCGGTAG